In Liquorilactobacillus nagelii DSM 13675, the following proteins share a genomic window:
- the uxaC gene encoding glucuronate isomerase has product MSFLDKDFLLTSEPAKKLFHEHAEKMPIIDYHCHLDPKDIYENKNYPNLTRIWLNDGIFGDHYKWRLERANGVTEDLITGGGDEYQKLVEWAKTIEKAIGNPLYEWTNLELKRFFKIDKPFTVANVPEIWEKANELLQTENFKPRNLIKNANVKVVCTTDDPASDLHYHKLLAAEEKQNGFKVLPAMRPDNAIRINQGNFGEYLKQLAEVSGVEIHDFASLVSALDQRFEYFASMGGHLSDHGLNTYHFEKLSIAEVDEIITKAQTDNQHLSDKEINGYQTMLLEALMKLNKKYNWTMQYHINVLRNANPRMSTKLGPDTGFDSMGSQSGIAGEMMKLLADAEENLPKTMLYSTNPNDWMELATGMQSFQGEGVQKLQLGCAWWFNDTREGMHDQLTVMAQQSLLANFVGMLTDSRSFLSYPRHEYFRRVLCDLIGEWVERGQVVEDYDYLGKIVEDISYNNAYHYFGFFD; this is encoded by the coding sequence ATGTCTTTTCTAGATAAGGATTTTTTATTAACAAGTGAACCGGCTAAAAAATTGTTTCATGAGCACGCTGAAAAAATGCCAATTATTGATTATCATTGTCATCTAGATCCTAAAGATATTTATGAGAACAAGAACTATCCTAATTTAACCCGAATTTGGCTGAATGATGGGATTTTCGGTGATCATTATAAATGGCGGTTGGAGCGAGCCAATGGTGTAACAGAAGATTTAATTACTGGTGGTGGTGATGAATATCAGAAGCTTGTCGAATGGGCTAAAACGATTGAAAAAGCAATCGGTAATCCATTATATGAGTGGACAAATCTAGAATTAAAACGCTTCTTCAAGATTGACAAACCTTTTACAGTAGCTAATGTTCCTGAAATTTGGGAAAAAGCTAATGAGTTATTGCAAACTGAAAATTTTAAACCACGTAATTTAATTAAAAATGCCAATGTAAAAGTTGTTTGTACGACGGACGACCCAGCTTCAGATTTACATTACCATAAATTATTAGCTGCAGAAGAAAAACAAAATGGTTTCAAAGTTTTACCTGCAATGCGTCCAGATAATGCTATTAGAATTAATCAAGGAAATTTCGGTGAGTATCTTAAGCAATTAGCGGAAGTTTCGGGGGTTGAAATTCATGATTTTGCTTCACTAGTGTCAGCATTGGATCAACGATTTGAGTATTTTGCATCAATGGGTGGGCATTTATCTGATCATGGCTTGAACACTTATCATTTTGAAAAACTTTCAATTGCAGAAGTTGATGAAATCATTACTAAAGCACAAACAGATAATCAACATCTATCTGATAAAGAAATTAATGGTTATCAAACAATGTTGCTGGAAGCATTGATGAAATTAAACAAAAAATATAACTGGACAATGCAATACCATATTAATGTTTTACGGAATGCAAATCCAAGAATGTCAACCAAGTTAGGACCAGATACTGGTTTTGATTCAATGGGTTCTCAAAGTGGAATTGCCGGAGAAATGATGAAGTTATTAGCAGATGCAGAGGAAAATTTGCCAAAAACAATGTTATATTCAACTAACCCTAACGACTGGATGGAATTAGCGACCGGAATGCAGAGTTTTCAGGGAGAAGGAGTTCAAAAATTACAGTTAGGTTGTGCTTGGTGGTTTAATGATACTCGTGAAGGAATGCACGATCAATTAACTGTGATGGCACAGCAAAGCTTACTCGCTAACTTCGTAGGAATGTTAACAGATTCACGTAGTTTTCTATCTTATCCACGTCATGAATATTTCAGACGAGTTTTATGTGACTTAATTGGAGAATGGGTTGAACGCGGACAAGTTGTTGAAGACTACGACTATCTGGGCAAAATTGTAGAAGATATTTCTTATAACAATGCTTATCATTATTTCGGATTCTTTGATTAG
- a CDS encoding MFS transporter, translated as MEKKTNWVYTPKEITVKRGIGFGLTDLMGGGWNNIVSGVIFVFVMSQGISPALAGAITGIGRIFDALFSLFFGAITDGFYRTKLGRKFGRRHFFILLGGILFMVVFPLFWVKATNWIYYLIVYIAIELIIAMILIPWETLPTEMTTDYRLRTVLSGSRMFISATGTAIVFLVLAALKHTNNPNAYLITGIIWTIIFVLAIFISYRSTWERPLTPEFIKELESRPKLSITEFMSKTVKDYFSTFKNKSFRKHLAIYLLSFTGKDFYSTLLPTFIVCAFQGVSADLPWTLQALSIFGILSTLAAAKLMITHGPRFLYSLSYITILITMIGYTLTWFLHIKNPIVILIVISVFYQLARGILEFTPWNVFPFIPDVDRIMTRGDRAGIYAAVMTFFRKSTGAVASWIAGILLAEIGFNSKTMLAFGSTPHGIQAGITVIFFIGPVALIVWALILAGKFKLNKQTHAVLKAEIERLENGGSKKDVTPETKAVVEELTGHPYEKLWPDEPEI; from the coding sequence ATGGAAAAGAAAACTAACTGGGTTTACACTCCCAAAGAGATTACAGTAAAACGTGGTATAGGTTTCGGATTAACTGATTTAATGGGCGGCGGTTGGAATAATATAGTTTCTGGTGTTATTTTCGTGTTTGTTATGAGTCAAGGAATCAGTCCTGCTTTAGCGGGGGCAATTACAGGAATTGGTAGGATATTCGATGCATTATTCTCTTTGTTTTTTGGCGCTATTACAGATGGCTTTTATCGAACTAAATTAGGCAGAAAATTTGGTAGAAGGCATTTCTTCATTTTATTAGGTGGAATATTATTTATGGTCGTGTTTCCACTATTTTGGGTAAAAGCAACTAATTGGATTTATTATTTGATTGTTTATATTGCGATTGAATTGATTATCGCGATGATTTTAATTCCATGGGAAACACTTCCAACAGAAATGACTACTGATTATCGTTTGAGAACAGTTCTTTCGGGATCAAGGATGTTTATTTCGGCTACTGGGACAGCAATTGTTTTTCTTGTGTTGGCAGCTTTGAAACACACCAATAACCCGAATGCTTATCTGATTACAGGGATCATTTGGACGATTATCTTTGTTTTAGCAATTTTTATTTCATATCGAAGTACTTGGGAACGTCCTTTGACGCCTGAATTTATTAAAGAGTTGGAAAGTCGGCCTAAGTTGAGTATTACCGAGTTTATGAGTAAAACTGTTAAAGATTATTTTTCAACTTTTAAGAATAAATCATTTAGAAAACATTTAGCAATCTATTTACTTTCATTTACTGGTAAAGATTTCTATTCAACATTATTACCAACTTTTATTGTATGTGCATTTCAAGGTGTTAGTGCAGATTTGCCATGGACCTTACAAGCATTATCAATTTTTGGAATATTATCAACTTTAGCAGCAGCCAAATTAATGATTACTCACGGACCGAGATTCTTATATTCATTAAGCTATATCACAATTTTGATTACTATGATTGGATATACCCTAACATGGTTTTTACACATTAAAAATCCTATTGTAATTTTAATTGTTATTTCAGTGTTTTATCAATTGGCACGTGGAATTTTGGAATTTACCCCATGGAATGTTTTCCCATTCATTCCTGACGTTGATCGGATTATGACACGTGGTGATCGAGCTGGAATTTATGCTGCAGTTATGACTTTCTTTAGAAAATCTACTGGTGCGGTTGCTTCTTGGATTGCCGGAATCTTATTAGCAGAGATTGGTTTTAATTCAAAAACAATGTTGGCATTTGGATCAACGCCTCACGGGATTCAAGCTGGAATTACAGTTATTTTCTTTATCGGACCAGTTGCTTTGATTGTATGGGCATTAATCTTGGCTGGTAAATTTAAATTAAATAAACAAACACATGCTGTATTGAAAGCTGAAATTGAGCGCCTTGAAAATGGTGGCAGTAAAAAGGATGTAACTCCTGAGACAAAAGCTGTAGTTGAAGAGTTGACAGGTCACCCTTACGAAAAGTTATGGCCAGATGAACCGGAAATATAG
- a CDS encoding aldose 1-epimerase family protein produces MITIENNYYRINIDEKGSQLTNILNKKTNSEYLWNGQEWPKHAPLLFPAIGRSNKDSYLIDDQPFDMPQHGFAADEEFEVIQKSDTAVTFELKSNATTKLMYPFDFSLKIKYQLLSTGLSISFKVTNLSSKTMPFALGSHPAFNVPLVGGKDSFDDYYLEFTGNQDKLQVYEIVMKPFPYRTGKLELLPTEHKHQVKLSRGLFSKGLRIIANQDVREVKLASNKSNQSISLKLKDFRNVCLWTKEDQPLPFLCIEPFNGLPDITGEPIDWMKKDGNLFLKPAQSKLMQYEILFD; encoded by the coding sequence ATGATAACAATTGAAAATAATTATTACCGAATAAACATTGATGAAAAAGGCAGCCAATTAACAAATATTTTAAACAAAAAAACAAATTCTGAATATCTTTGGAATGGTCAGGAATGGCCAAAACATGCTCCATTACTCTTCCCAGCGATTGGGCGTTCAAATAAGGATAGTTATTTAATTGATGATCAACCGTTTGATATGCCGCAACATGGATTTGCTGCGGATGAGGAGTTTGAAGTTATTCAAAAAAGTGATACTGCAGTAACTTTTGAATTGAAAAGTAACGCAACAACAAAACTCATGTATCCTTTTGATTTTTCGCTAAAGATTAAATACCAATTGTTGAGTACAGGACTTTCGATCAGTTTTAAGGTAACTAATCTTAGTTCAAAAACAATGCCATTTGCATTAGGCTCACATCCAGCATTTAATGTGCCTTTGGTTGGGGGAAAAGATAGTTTTGATGATTATTATCTAGAATTTACTGGAAATCAGGATAAATTACAAGTATATGAGATAGTGATGAAACCATTTCCGTATCGTACTGGGAAATTAGAACTTTTACCAACAGAGCACAAACATCAGGTTAAACTATCACGAGGGTTGTTTAGTAAAGGATTAAGAATAATTGCTAACCAAGATGTAAGAGAAGTTAAACTTGCTTCAAACAAATCAAATCAGAGTATCTCATTAAAATTGAAAGATTTTCGAAATGTTTGTCTTTGGACCAAGGAGGACCAGCCATTACCGTTTTTATGCATTGAGCCTTTTAATGGTTTGCCAGATATCACTGGTGAACCAATCGATTGGATGAAAAAAGATGGAAACTTGTTTTTGAAACCTGCTCAAAGTAAGTTGATGCAGTATGAAATACTTTTTGATTAA
- a CDS encoding sugar kinase: MAELITAGEPMGLFIAQDKGSLKQVKHFTSRIAGADLNVAIGVARLEHSVKFISQVGSDTFGEQIKDLLRSEKIDLKDLQTSSTWKTGFMLKGLADDGRPETDYYRKGSAAAHINLKKLEFLDFSETKILHLGGILAGLSDEGYQATLKLIELARKQDIQITFDPNLRPTIWDSEGLMIKRTNEIANLCDVVMPNIKEGRILTGKTAVEDIADYYLKNSNSNVQQVIINLVDDGSYSKHRQANGSYQIERVAAIKIPEIIDRVGAGDGFVAGVVSAKLEDLSDRECLQRGSAIGAIQMQNLGDNEGLPDKEQLAEFMMTNLL; the protein is encoded by the coding sequence ATGGCAGAATTGATTACTGCTGGTGAACCTATGGGATTATTTATTGCCCAAGATAAAGGGTCACTGAAACAAGTTAAGCATTTTACAAGTCGAATTGCCGGTGCAGATTTGAATGTAGCGATTGGGGTAGCCCGATTGGAACATTCGGTTAAGTTTATTTCTCAAGTTGGCAGCGACACGTTTGGCGAACAGATTAAAGATTTGTTGAGATCAGAAAAAATAGATCTAAAGGATCTGCAAACTAGTTCAACTTGGAAAACTGGTTTTATGCTAAAAGGCCTGGCGGATGATGGTCGACCTGAAACGGACTATTATCGTAAAGGGAGTGCTGCAGCTCATATTAATTTGAAAAAACTAGAGTTTTTAGATTTTAGTGAGACTAAGATTCTACACCTAGGCGGAATCTTGGCTGGCTTAAGTGATGAAGGTTATCAAGCTACTTTGAAGTTAATCGAATTGGCACGGAAGCAGGACATTCAAATTACTTTCGATCCAAACTTGCGACCGACAATTTGGGATTCGGAAGGTCTGATGATTAAACGGACTAATGAAATCGCTAACTTATGTGATGTAGTAATGCCGAATATTAAAGAAGGGCGGATTTTGACTGGTAAGACAGCAGTTGAAGACATTGCGGATTATTATTTAAAGAATTCAAATAGTAATGTACAGCAGGTCATTATCAACTTAGTGGATGATGGTTCGTATAGTAAACATCGTCAAGCAAATGGCAGTTATCAGATTGAAAGAGTTGCGGCAATTAAGATTCCAGAAATCATTGATCGTGTCGGAGCTGGAGATGGATTTGTAGCGGGAGTAGTTTCAGCGAAATTAGAAGACTTAAGTGATCGAGAATGTTTGCAGCGTGGAAGCGCAATTGGAGCGATTCAAATGCAAAATCTTGGTGATAATGAAGGATTGCCAGATAAAGAGCAGCTGGCGGAATTTATGATGACTAATTTGTTATAG
- a CDS encoding sugar kinase, with amino-acid sequence MPEFLSIGEPLVVFAAENEDQPLAKAETFKKYVAGAELNVCLGLSKLQHVVHYVSRLGRDPFGDFIVTSIQKNHIKTDYVSSTDKYKTGFYFKNKVSTGDPDTFYFRKDSAASHFDAAKISKIDFSNLKVIHLTGIFAALSPESMKALLEIENFANNRQIMITFDPNLRPALWKNQSTMIRTTNRLAANATIVMPGVNEAEILMGSRDPKTIADFYLKGKKTQAVVIKMGAKGAYFQDVKGNSGFVPGFKVTEVIDTVGAGDGFAVGFIHGILNDYSLKKSIDIANAIGAMAVTSEGDNDGYPDSKQLNEFLKANQ; translated from the coding sequence ATGCCTGAGTTTTTGTCAATTGGGGAACCATTAGTCGTATTTGCTGCTGAAAATGAGGATCAACCACTTGCTAAAGCTGAGACTTTTAAGAAATATGTGGCAGGAGCAGAATTAAATGTTTGTTTGGGCTTGAGCAAGTTGCAACATGTTGTGCATTATGTATCAAGACTAGGAAGAGATCCATTTGGTGATTTTATTGTTACTAGTATTCAAAAAAATCATATAAAAACTGATTATGTTTCATCGACAGATAAGTATAAGACTGGTTTTTATTTCAAAAACAAAGTTTCTACTGGGGATCCGGATACTTTCTATTTTCGAAAAGATTCAGCAGCTTCACATTTTGACGCTGCAAAAATTAGCAAAATTGATTTCAGCAATTTAAAAGTAATTCATTTGACTGGAATATTTGCCGCTTTGTCTCCAGAAAGCATGAAAGCGCTCTTAGAAATCGAGAACTTTGCTAACAATCGACAGATTATGATTACCTTTGATCCTAACTTGCGCCCAGCTCTATGGAAGAATCAATCGACAATGATTCGAACAACGAACCGTTTGGCTGCTAATGCAACGATTGTGATGCCTGGCGTCAATGAAGCTGAAATATTGATGGGAAGTCGGGATCCTAAAACAATTGCAGATTTTTACTTAAAAGGTAAAAAAACACAAGCAGTTGTTATCAAAATGGGTGCCAAGGGTGCCTATTTTCAAGATGTAAAAGGTAACTCTGGTTTTGTTCCAGGCTTTAAGGTGACTGAAGTTATCGACACAGTTGGAGCAGGTGATGGTTTTGCGGTTGGATTCATCCACGGGATTTTAAATGATTACTCTTTGAAAAAGTCAATTGATATTGCTAATGCAATTGGTGCGATGGCAGTGACTTCTGAAGGTGATAATGACGGTTATCCTGATTCAAAACAATTAAATGAGTTTTTAAAAGCTAATCAGTAG
- a CDS encoding bifunctional 4-hydroxy-2-oxoglutarate aldolase/2-dehydro-3-deoxy-phosphogluconate aldolase, whose protein sequence is MKKVTILNKIVDSGIVAVIRGESPEKATKTAEAVIKGGVKGIELTFTVPKIDRVIAELSQKYRDSNVAIGAGTVLDATSARIAILAGAEFIVSPSFNVEVAKICNLYQIPYVPGCMTVTEVQTALSYGVDIIKMFPGSVTGPKMINAIHGPLPYVSIMPTGGVSLDNMADWFKAGAVVVGTGSNLTGAADHDDFETVTAMAEKYISKLAQLRKNY, encoded by the coding sequence ATAAAAAAAGTAACTATTCTAAATAAAATAGTCGATTCTGGAATTGTCGCGGTTATTCGCGGAGAAAGTCCTGAAAAAGCTACTAAAACTGCAGAAGCAGTCATTAAAGGTGGGGTTAAGGGAATTGAATTAACATTTACCGTTCCCAAAATTGATCGGGTAATCGCAGAACTCAGCCAAAAGTATCGGGATAGCAATGTTGCAATCGGAGCTGGAACAGTGTTAGATGCCACATCAGCCAGAATTGCAATTTTGGCAGGTGCAGAGTTTATTGTCAGTCCTAGTTTCAATGTTGAAGTGGCAAAGATTTGTAATTTGTACCAAATTCCATATGTACCTGGTTGCATGACAGTAACTGAAGTCCAAACAGCTTTATCATACGGTGTTGATATTATTAAGATGTTCCCTGGTAGCGTAACAGGACCGAAAATGATTAATGCAATTCATGGCCCATTGCCATATGTTAGCATTATGCCAACGGGTGGCGTGTCACTTGATAATATGGCTGATTGGTTTAAAGCAGGAGCAGTTGTTGTTGGGACAGGAAGCAACTTGACCGGAGCCGCAGATCATGATGACTTCGAAACAGTTACTGCAATGGCTGAAAAATATATTTCTAAATTAGCACAATTACGTAAAAATTATTAA
- a CDS encoding LacI family DNA-binding transcriptional regulator, which yields MEKESFNRTTIKTIAKAAGVSHTTVSRALNDSSLVKPQTKLKIKRLADEMGYIPDINAKGLVSNKAYVVGIYFSRLQSGTSSNFLAESIRQVKKSLADYTLAINGIDLMHGESDMLRNGKPDGALFISQSQDDDSYIQYMHDNGVPVVVINRKTEITGVTNVVPDEYHGVFQAIEYAIRLGHKKFGLIKGTPRFTSTYYREKGFRDAIAKHSDAAVIEKAVVDGNYSRESGFHAMNKILMSDELPSLVFCSNDETAAGAIKSCQKFGLRVPDDISLMGFDNADYARFMVPGLTTIYKPVEEITRIGVEQLKSLMESGSKVKVEQTLKEIVTTELIIRDSVADLR from the coding sequence ATGGAAAAAGAATCTTTTAATCGAACAACCATTAAAACAATTGCAAAAGCAGCAGGTGTTTCGCATACGACAGTCTCTCGCGCTTTAAATGATAGTTCTTTAGTCAAACCACAAACAAAGCTAAAAATAAAAAGGCTGGCTGATGAGATGGGATATATACCGGATATCAATGCAAAAGGTCTTGTATCGAATAAAGCTTACGTAGTCGGAATTTACTTTTCACGTTTACAGTCGGGAACTTCTTCAAATTTTTTGGCAGAGTCCATTAGACAGGTAAAAAAGTCTTTAGCTGATTACACTTTAGCAATTAATGGTATTGATTTAATGCATGGTGAAAGTGATATGTTGAGAAATGGTAAGCCTGATGGGGCACTTTTTATAAGCCAATCTCAAGATGATGATTCTTATATTCAATATATGCATGATAATGGGGTACCGGTTGTGGTAATTAATCGAAAAACGGAAATTACTGGTGTGACAAATGTTGTCCCTGATGAATATCATGGAGTTTTTCAAGCAATTGAGTATGCAATTCGTTTAGGCCATAAAAAGTTTGGTTTAATTAAGGGAACACCGAGGTTTACTTCAACTTATTATCGTGAAAAAGGTTTTCGTGATGCGATTGCTAAACATTCGGATGCAGCTGTTATTGAAAAAGCTGTTGTAGATGGCAACTATTCCCGTGAAAGTGGCTTTCATGCGATGAATAAAATTTTGATGAGTGATGAGCTGCCGAGTTTAGTATTTTGTTCAAATGATGAAACAGCAGCTGGCGCAATCAAGTCGTGTCAGAAATTCGGATTGCGAGTGCCAGATGATATTTCGTTGATGGGCTTTGATAATGCTGATTATGCTCGTTTTATGGTTCCTGGGCTTACGACAATCTACAAACCAGTTGAAGAAATTACTCGCATCGGAGTTGAACAATTAAAGTCTTTAATGGAAAGTGGTTCTAAGGTTAAAGTTGAACAAACTCTAAAAGAAATTGTAACAACTGAATTAATAATTCGTGATTCAGTAGCTGATTTACGTTAA
- a CDS encoding tagaturonate reductase: MKRLDDSFRKLEKFPTKVIQFGEGNFLRAFIDWQIHQMNKQGLFKGGVKIVQPLAKGMTKNLDQQDDLYTVLLEGVLNGKKYQSHEVIESVNGTVRPYENYAEYLKLAEDDNIEVIFSNTTEAGIAFDENDKLSDQPQNSYPGKLTALLYHRFELGKKGFHIIPCELINHNGDQLKKIVLQYAELWKLGEKFVDWINNDNKFYSTLVDRIVPGYPRDRAADLEKEWGYLDQMMVKTEPFLIFVLEGSQAINDVLPLKEAGINFVVTDDMQPYRNRKVSILNGPHTTMSPIARLAGIETVGEVMKDKDFYKFVNDEMYQEIIPTVALPEKELADYAEGIKERFENPYVKHQLSSIALNSISKFTARLLPTLKRYVAKNQELPKRIVLALAAYLKIYRGQADFEPSDTAEVLAAFKEIAGDENYVHEALSNSDFWGEDLTQISGLEALVNKYLTEIDQKGTRAIVERINAE, translated from the coding sequence ATGAAACGTTTGGATGACAGTTTTAGAAAGCTAGAAAAATTTCCAACGAAAGTAATTCAATTTGGTGAAGGCAACTTCTTACGGGCTTTTATTGATTGGCAAATTCATCAGATGAACAAGCAAGGACTTTTTAAAGGTGGAGTAAAGATTGTTCAACCTTTAGCAAAAGGGATGACAAAGAATCTTGATCAACAGGATGATTTATACACCGTACTGCTCGAAGGGGTATTGAATGGTAAAAAATATCAAAGCCATGAAGTTATTGAAAGCGTTAACGGTACCGTTCGACCTTATGAAAACTATGCTGAATATTTGAAATTAGCTGAAGATGACAATATCGAGGTTATTTTCTCAAACACAACAGAAGCTGGAATTGCTTTTGATGAAAATGATAAATTGAGTGACCAGCCGCAAAATTCTTATCCTGGTAAGTTAACCGCCTTGTTGTATCATCGTTTTGAATTGGGCAAGAAGGGTTTTCATATCATTCCTTGTGAATTAATTAACCACAATGGTGATCAATTAAAGAAAATTGTTTTGCAGTATGCTGAGCTTTGGAAGCTGGGGGAAAAATTTGTTGACTGGATCAATAATGACAATAAATTCTATTCAACTTTAGTTGATCGAATTGTTCCCGGCTACCCACGTGATCGTGCCGCTGATTTAGAAAAAGAATGGGGCTACCTTGATCAAATGATGGTTAAAACGGAACCATTCTTGATCTTTGTTTTGGAAGGCAGTCAAGCGATTAATGATGTTCTACCATTGAAAGAGGCCGGAATTAATTTTGTTGTGACTGATGATATGCAGCCATACCGTAATCGAAAAGTTTCAATTTTAAACGGACCACATACCACAATGTCACCAATTGCTCGCTTAGCTGGAATTGAAACTGTTGGTGAAGTTATGAAAGACAAAGACTTTTACAAATTTGTTAACGATGAAATGTACCAAGAAATTATTCCAACGGTAGCATTGCCGGAAAAAGAGTTAGCTGACTATGCAGAAGGTATTAAAGAACGCTTTGAAAATCCATATGTTAAGCATCAGTTGAGTTCAATAGCTTTAAACAGTATTTCGAAATTCACTGCGCGCCTGTTACCGACTTTAAAACGTTATGTTGCTAAAAATCAAGAATTACCAAAGCGAATTGTTTTAGCTTTAGCAGCCTATTTGAAAATTTATCGTGGACAAGCTGATTTTGAACCGAGTGACACAGCTGAAGTTTTAGCTGCTTTCAAGGAAATTGCTGGTGATGAAAATTATGTCCATGAAGCTTTAAGTAACTCAGATTTTTGGGGTGAAGATTTAACACAAATTTCTGGTTTAGAAGCTCTAGTTAATAAGTATTTAACAGAAATTGATCAAAAAGGCACACGGGCAATTGTTGAAAGAATCAATGCTGAATAA
- a CDS encoding UxaA family hydrolase, which produces MNQFVILNDNDMVAVALQDIPAGTVLETPKGKLKTTEDITRGHKIALQDIAEGESVIKYGFPIGHATQAIKQGEHVHVHNLATNLSGELSYTYEPKKYANPYEKLPKDQRTFMGYKRANGKVGIRNDLYIIPTVGCINPLLDAIVQQFKAYYPDNGAFDNLVVLKHPYGCSQLGDDFEQTRKILVDAAMHPNAGGVLIFGLGCENNQMTGMIEELKQRGGYDPERIKFLVAQEVDDEIGTAVEMLNELNEVAKQDQRVELPLSELKIGLKCGGSDGLSGVTGNPLLGRLSDFVNHQGGSTVLTEVPEMFGAEKILMSRAKDEVTFEKIVDLINNFKAYFESFNQPIYENPSPGNKAGGISTLEDKSLGCTQKSGTAQVNDVLKYGQKIKSHGLSLLQAPGNDLVSSSALASADCQMVLFTTGRGTPFATYVPTVKVASNSYIAGKKPRWIDFNAGKLMDESMDQLADEFIQYIIDVASGRKTNNEKYDIHGLAIFKIGVTE; this is translated from the coding sequence ATGAATCAATTTGTTATTCTAAATGATAACGATATGGTGGCAGTTGCTTTACAGGATATTCCAGCGGGAACGGTTTTAGAAACTCCTAAAGGCAAGCTTAAAACGACTGAAGATATTACCCGTGGACATAAAATTGCTTTACAAGATATTGCTGAAGGTGAAAGTGTTATTAAATATGGTTTTCCAATTGGTCACGCAACCCAAGCTATTAAGCAGGGAGAACATGTTCACGTTCATAATTTAGCAACTAACTTATCTGGTGAGCTTAGTTATACGTATGAACCTAAAAAATACGCTAATCCATATGAAAAACTACCCAAGGATCAACGGACATTTATGGGTTACAAACGAGCAAATGGCAAAGTTGGAATTCGCAATGATTTGTATATTATTCCAACAGTTGGTTGTATTAATCCATTATTAGATGCGATTGTTCAGCAATTCAAAGCTTATTATCCAGATAACGGTGCCTTTGATAATTTAGTTGTTTTAAAGCATCCCTATGGTTGTTCTCAGCTTGGTGATGATTTTGAACAAACACGTAAGATTCTGGTGGATGCAGCCATGCACCCGAATGCCGGTGGAGTTTTAATTTTCGGACTTGGGTGTGAAAATAATCAAATGACCGGAATGATTGAAGAATTAAAGCAACGGGGCGGTTACGATCCTGAGCGAATTAAGTTCTTGGTGGCTCAGGAAGTCGATGATGAAATCGGAACAGCAGTTGAGATGCTGAATGAGTTGAATGAAGTGGCTAAGCAGGATCAGCGAGTTGAATTGCCATTAAGTGAATTGAAGATAGGATTGAAATGTGGCGGTTCTGATGGCTTGTCAGGTGTTACTGGGAACCCGCTCTTAGGTCGGTTATCAGATTTTGTCAACCATCAAGGCGGTTCAACAGTTCTAACTGAAGTTCCAGAAATGTTTGGGGCAGAAAAAATCTTGATGTCACGAGCAAAGGATGAAGTTACCTTTGAGAAAATCGTTGATTTAATTAACAACTTTAAAGCTTACTTTGAAAGCTTTAATCAGCCGATTTATGAGAATCCGTCTCCGGGTAACAAAGCTGGAGGAATCTCAACTTTAGAGGATAAGTCATTAGGCTGTACGCAAAAGTCGGGAACGGCGCAAGTTAATGATGTTTTAAAATACGGGCAAAAGATTAAAAGTCATGGCCTATCATTATTACAGGCACCCGGTAATGATTTAGTTTCTTCTTCAGCATTGGCCTCAGCTGACTGTCAGATGGTTCTATTTACTACCGGACGTGGAACCCCATTTGCAACCTATGTTCCAACTGTTAAGGTTGCATCTAATTCCTATATTGCAGGCAAAAAGCCACGGTGGATTGATTTTAATGCCGGTAAATTAATGGATGAATCAATGGATCAGTTAGCCGATGAATTTATCCAGTATATTATTGATGTTGCTAGCGGCCGGAAAACAAATAATGAAAAATATGATATTCACGGCTTAGCGATTTTTAAAATTGGTGTAACAGAATAA